In Meiothermus ruber DSM 1279, the following proteins share a genomic window:
- a CDS encoding glycoside hydrolase family 43 protein has product MTRILNPILRGFHPDPSILRVGDDYFIATSTFEWWPGVRLHHSRDLVHWRPIGYALTRTSQLEMLGNPDSGGIWAPCLSHDGAQFYLIYTDVKTWGNGEVFKDAHNYLVTAPSIEGPWSEPVYLNSSGFDPSLFHDEDGRKWLLNMRWDHRKGRNAFAGILLQEYDPQQKRLVGPVHNIFRGTPLGVTEGPHLYKKDGWYYLVVAEGGTTYAHAVTVARSQRIEGPYEVDPCYPTLTARGHPELPLQKAGHASLVQTQQGEWYMAHLVGRPLEPPQALRRHCPLGRETALQKIRWSPDGWPRLWHGSNTPALEVEAPALPAHPWPKEPERDDFEAPTLSLHFQTLRHPPDPSWLSLTERPSYLRLFGRESLSSRHRQSLVARRLQHFYAEAETVLEFEPQHFQQMAGLVCYYDTGNWVYLRVSRDEALGKTLSILTCDNGHYDEPLDGELGIEGWSRVYLKVRYQRDTFGFAYSANGLDWSEIPLRFPAYKLSDDHCRGLGFTGTFIGLCAQDLSGARLHADFDYFVYRGLE; this is encoded by the coding sequence ATGACCCGGATCCTCAACCCCATCCTGCGGGGCTTCCACCCCGACCCCTCCATCCTGCGGGTGGGGGACGACTACTTCATCGCCACCTCCACCTTCGAGTGGTGGCCGGGGGTGCGGCTGCACCACTCGCGCGACCTGGTGCACTGGCGGCCCATCGGCTACGCCCTGACCCGCACCTCGCAGCTCGAGATGCTGGGCAACCCCGACTCCGGGGGCATCTGGGCCCCCTGCCTGAGCCACGATGGGGCGCAGTTCTACCTCATCTACACCGACGTGAAAACCTGGGGCAACGGCGAGGTCTTCAAGGATGCGCACAACTACCTGGTAACCGCTCCAAGCATCGAAGGCCCCTGGTCGGAGCCGGTGTACCTCAATTCCTCGGGCTTCGACCCCTCGCTCTTCCACGACGAGGACGGGCGCAAATGGCTCTTGAATATGCGCTGGGATCACCGCAAGGGCCGCAACGCCTTTGCCGGCATCCTGCTGCAAGAGTACGACCCCCAGCAAAAGCGGCTGGTGGGGCCGGTGCACAACATCTTCCGGGGAACCCCCCTGGGCGTGACCGAGGGGCCGCACCTGTACAAGAAGGACGGCTGGTACTACCTGGTGGTGGCCGAAGGCGGTACGACCTATGCCCACGCGGTGACGGTGGCCCGCTCGCAGCGCATTGAGGGGCCCTACGAGGTGGATCCCTGCTACCCCACCCTGACCGCTCGAGGCCACCCGGAACTACCCCTGCAAAAAGCCGGCCACGCCTCGCTGGTGCAGACCCAGCAGGGGGAGTGGTACATGGCCCACCTGGTCGGGCGCCCCCTCGAGCCCCCCCAGGCCCTGCGCCGCCACTGCCCGCTGGGCCGCGAAACGGCCTTGCAAAAGATCCGCTGGAGCCCGGATGGCTGGCCCCGGCTCTGGCACGGGAGCAATACCCCGGCCCTGGAGGTGGAAGCCCCGGCCCTTCCCGCCCACCCCTGGCCGAAGGAACCCGAACGCGACGACTTCGAAGCGCCAACCCTGAGCCTCCACTTCCAGACCCTGCGCCACCCCCCCGATCCCTCCTGGCTCTCGCTCACCGAGCGCCCCAGCTACCTGCGCCTTTTTGGCCGGGAGTCGCTCAGTTCGCGCCACCGCCAGAGCCTGGTGGCCCGCCGCCTGCAGCACTTTTACGCCGAGGCCGAGACGGTGCTGGAGTTCGAACCCCAGCACTTCCAGCAGATGGCCGGGCTGGTCTGCTACTACGACACTGGCAACTGGGTCTACCTACGGGTGAGCCGCGATGAAGCACTGGGCAAAACCCTTAGCATCCTGACCTGTGACAACGGCCACTACGACGAACCGCTGGATGGGGAGCTGGGAATCGAGGGCTGGTCAAGGGTCTACCTCAAGGTGCGATACCAGCGCGATACCTTTGGCTTCGCCTACTCAGCCAATGGCCTGGACTGGAGCGAGATTCCCCTGCGCTTCCCGGCCTACAAACTCTCCGACGACCACTGCCGGGGGCTGGGCTTTACCGGTACCTTTATCGGGCTGTGCGCGCAGGATCTGAGCGGAGCGCGCCTGCACGCCGATTTCGACTACTTTGTCTACCGGGGGCTCGAGTAA
- a CDS encoding cytochrome P450, producing MILDPTELELRQDPLAFFVHLSRTSPDITTFRFASGKEIVFLNHPDLIREVLIERAEQFHKSDLTRSFAGGMGNGILLSEGEFWKQQIRLMRPAFHYKRLQGYAEVMSRFTLEMLSHWQNSEIRHIDEDMNALTLRVVAKCMFDVEAGEDREIMHQAIMLGQKVVGQMVYGWLNLPDWHPGLNRDGIRVVRALNDMVSRHIAYRRERGDLGDDLLSMLLEAQNQPGVELSDRQLRDEVLTVITAGLETTANALIWTWYLLDQHPDVKARLKAEVDSLGKLPGFEDVQRLPYLDQVFKESLRLYPPVWIIGRENVEELELGGMRLAPRTQIVMSQWAAHRDPRFFEHPDEFRPERWTPEFERSLPRGAYFPFSLGPRVCTGQGFATLEYKLIVATVLQQFDLELVRPAPVRPEPNFTLCAHGGMPMRVRRWK from the coding sequence ATGATTCTGGATCCCACCGAACTCGAGCTACGCCAAGACCCGCTGGCTTTTTTTGTCCACCTCTCACGCACCAGCCCCGATATCACCACCTTTCGCTTTGCTTCGGGTAAGGAGATCGTTTTTCTCAACCACCCTGACCTGATCCGGGAGGTGCTGATTGAGCGGGCCGAGCAGTTTCATAAGTCCGACCTGACCCGCTCCTTCGCTGGAGGGATGGGCAACGGCATCCTGCTTTCCGAGGGGGAGTTCTGGAAGCAGCAGATTCGCTTGATGCGCCCGGCCTTTCACTACAAGCGCCTGCAGGGCTATGCCGAGGTGATGAGCCGCTTCACCCTGGAGATGCTTTCGCACTGGCAAAACAGCGAAATCCGGCACATCGACGAAGACATGAACGCCCTTACCCTGCGGGTGGTGGCTAAGTGCATGTTCGACGTGGAAGCTGGCGAAGACCGCGAGATTATGCACCAGGCCATCATGCTGGGGCAGAAGGTGGTGGGGCAGATGGTTTATGGCTGGCTCAACCTGCCCGACTGGCACCCCGGCCTCAACCGCGATGGCATCCGGGTGGTGCGGGCCCTGAACGACATGGTGAGCCGCCATATCGCCTACCGGCGCGAGCGCGGTGACCTGGGCGACGACCTACTCTCAATGCTGCTAGAAGCCCAGAACCAGCCCGGTGTCGAGCTATCCGACCGGCAACTGCGCGACGAGGTGCTCACGGTCATTACGGCGGGTCTCGAGACCACCGCCAACGCCCTGATATGGACGTGGTATCTGCTCGACCAGCATCCAGACGTCAAGGCCCGGCTCAAGGCCGAAGTGGACAGCCTGGGCAAGCTGCCCGGCTTCGAGGATGTGCAGCGGCTGCCCTACCTGGATCAGGTCTTCAAAGAGAGCCTGCGACTGTACCCGCCGGTCTGGATCATCGGGCGGGAAAACGTGGAGGAGCTGGAGCTGGGGGGGATGCGCCTCGCGCCCAGAACCCAGATCGTGATGAGCCAGTGGGCGGCCCACCGCGACCCCCGCTTCTTCGAGCACCCCGACGAGTTCCGGCCCGAGCGCTGGACGCCGGAGTTCGAGAGGTCGCTGCCGCGCGGGGCTTACTTCCCCTTTAGCCTGGGGCCCCGGGTGTGCACTGGGCAGGGGTTTGCGACCCTCGAGTACAAGCTGATTGTAGCCACGGTTTTGCAGCAGTTTGACCTCGAGCTCGTCCGTCCCGCGCCTGTGCGCCCGGAGCCCAACTTCACCCTCTGCGCCCATGGTGGGATGCCCATGCGGGTGCGCCGGTGGAAGTAA
- a CDS encoding DUF3105 domain-containing protein has product MATQSKKKRKAAAKYRSQPKPSPMPWVLGGVVVLAVLVGGYFWWQSRQTAQAFERLVAAGKASLAAREITYPDAGRGHSNIGVSIVYATDPPTSGVHWPNWTEPGFYTRPEPKEKLVHALEHGNIVIYYDQPSAEALSQIRAWQRRFTGAWDGLVVVPKQGLGQTIELTAWTKLLRLETWDAALAAAFIDAYRGRGPENPVR; this is encoded by the coding sequence ATGGCAACGCAATCAAAAAAGAAAAGGAAAGCAGCCGCCAAGTACCGCTCCCAGCCCAAGCCCTCGCCCATGCCCTGGGTGCTGGGGGGGGTGGTGGTGCTGGCGGTGCTGGTGGGTGGCTATTTCTGGTGGCAGTCCAGGCAGACCGCACAGGCCTTTGAGAGGCTGGTTGCGGCAGGCAAGGCCAGTCTGGCGGCGCGGGAGATTACCTACCCCGATGCCGGGCGGGGCCATAGCAACATCGGGGTGTCCATCGTATATGCCACCGACCCGCCCACCTCGGGGGTGCACTGGCCCAACTGGACGGAGCCGGGGTTTTACACCCGCCCCGAGCCCAAGGAAAAGCTGGTACACGCCCTCGAGCACGGCAACATCGTCATTTACTACGACCAGCCCTCAGCCGAGGCCCTGAGCCAGATTCGCGCCTGGCAGCGCCGCTTTACCGGGGCCTGGGATGGGCTGGTGGTGGTGCCCAAGCAAGGGCTGGGTCAGACCATCGAACTCACCGCCTGGACCAAGCTGCTGCGCCTGGAGACCTGGGATGCCGCTTTGGCTGCGGCCTTTATTGATGCCTACCGGGGCCGGGGGCCGGAGAACCCGGTGCGCTAA
- a CDS encoding alpha/beta hydrolase family protein, translating to MSHTLRFGTTLLAVLLGTALAQGGLEAHPMSIEALRQGSYPGSAITLEQTLAPGANYRRYIASYRSEGLKIYGLLTVPNGARPRAGWPAIVFVHGYIPPAQYRTTERYGAYVDALARAGYIVFKIDLRGHGNSEGTASGAYWSPDYTIDTLNAFASLRRFPQANPERIGIWGHSMGGYLALRAMVVEPRIRVGVIWAGVVGTYEDLLYRWRRSPPAQLPPGALRRRELFLARYGSPESNPGFWASITAHNYLERVGPIQLHHGLADTVVPVSFSQRLAQYLRAAGRPYELFTYPGNDHNLSQSFSLAMRRSVAYFDRYLKR from the coding sequence ATGAGCCACACCCTGCGCTTTGGAACAACGCTGCTGGCGGTCTTGCTGGGTACGGCGCTGGCCCAGGGGGGGCTCGAGGCCCATCCCATGTCCATCGAGGCCCTGCGCCAGGGCAGCTATCCGGGCAGCGCCATCACCCTCGAGCAAACCCTGGCCCCCGGCGCCAACTACCGCCGCTATATTGCTTCATACCGTTCGGAGGGGCTGAAAATCTACGGCCTGCTCACCGTTCCCAACGGCGCACGCCCCCGGGCGGGCTGGCCGGCCATCGTCTTCGTGCATGGCTACATCCCACCGGCCCAGTACCGCACCACCGAGCGCTATGGGGCCTATGTGGACGCGCTGGCCCGGGCCGGCTATATCGTGTTCAAGATTGACCTGCGCGGGCACGGCAACTCCGAGGGCACCGCCAGCGGGGCCTACTGGTCGCCGGACTACACCATTGATACCCTCAACGCCTTTGCCTCGCTGCGCCGGTTTCCCCAGGCCAACCCCGAGCGCATCGGCATCTGGGGCCACTCCATGGGGGGCTACCTGGCCCTGCGGGCCATGGTGGTGGAGCCGCGCATCCGGGTGGGGGTGATCTGGGCGGGGGTGGTGGGCACCTACGAAGACCTGCTCTACCGCTGGCGGCGCAGCCCCCCGGCCCAGCTTCCGCCGGGCGCCTTGCGGCGGCGTGAGCTGTTTCTGGCCCGCTACGGCTCGCCCGAGAGCAACCCCGGTTTCTGGGCCTCCATCACCGCCCACAACTACCTCGAGCGGGTCGGGCCCATCCAGCTTCACCACGGCCTGGCCGACACGGTGGTGCCGGTGAGCTTTTCCCAGCGCCTGGCCCAGTACCTGCGGGCCGCCGGGCGGCCCTACGAGCTTTTTACCTATCCTGGCAACGACCACAACCTGAGCCAGAGCTTTAGCCTGGCCATGCGGCGCTCGGTGGCCTATTTCGACCGTTACCTGAAGCGCTGA
- a CDS encoding CopZ family metallochaperone: MTQLKIEGMSCNNCVRHVTEALKKVPGVEHVEVSLQEGRATVTGTAPVDKLIEAVQEEGYTARVA, encoded by the coding sequence ATGACCCAACTCAAGATTGAAGGCATGAGCTGCAACAACTGCGTGCGTCACGTGACCGAAGCCCTCAAAAAGGTGCCGGGGGTTGAGCACGTGGAGGTCTCGCTGCAGGAGGGCCGGGCCACCGTAACCGGGACGGCGCCGGTGGATAAGCTGATCGAGGCGGTGCAGGAAGAGGGTTACACCGCCCGGGTGGCCTGA
- a CDS encoding metal-sensitive transcriptional regulator, protein MTHEHTLHLDPRVRQEARNRLLSAKGHLEGILKMLEGEPYCVDVLKQIKAVQGALDKVGEMVLRSHLEHHVASAAVRGDTQRMVEELMEVLKYR, encoded by the coding sequence ATGACCCACGAACACACCCTGCACCTCGACCCCAGGGTGCGGCAGGAGGCCCGCAACCGGCTGCTTTCGGCCAAGGGGCACCTCGAGGGCATTCTCAAGATGCTCGAGGGTGAGCCGTACTGCGTGGACGTGCTCAAGCAGATTAAGGCCGTGCAGGGGGCCCTCGACAAGGTGGGGGAGATGGTGCTCAGAAGCCACCTCGAGCACCACGTGGCCAGCGCCGCTGTGCGGGGCGACACCCAGAGGATGGTAGAGGAACTGATGGAGGTGCTCAAATACCGCTAA